One genomic segment of Amycolatopsis sp. WQ 127309 includes these proteins:
- a CDS encoding TetR/AcrR family transcriptional regulator — MSPQARRDDLIRVALDLFGSRPPELVTVDDIVAAAEVSRPLFYRYFPNLRELQVEALRTVTDGLIDGLAGLEEGPPEGRLRAAVRGLIDVADNYRAGYIALLRSGSVIATSETNAAVDAVRNRAVALILDALGVTTPSPLVLLTLRCWTAVVEGALLSWLQERTVPRESLDAWLVDQLTAMLAATAAHEVTAKP, encoded by the coding sequence ATGTCGCCGCAGGCGCGCCGCGACGACCTGATCCGGGTCGCGCTCGACCTGTTCGGGTCACGGCCGCCGGAACTGGTCACGGTGGACGACATCGTCGCGGCGGCCGAGGTGTCGCGGCCGCTGTTCTACCGGTACTTCCCCAACCTGCGCGAGCTGCAGGTGGAGGCGCTGCGCACGGTCACCGACGGGCTGATCGACGGCCTCGCGGGGCTCGAGGAGGGGCCGCCGGAGGGGCGGCTGCGCGCGGCCGTCCGCGGCCTGATCGACGTCGCGGACAACTACCGCGCGGGCTACATCGCGTTGCTGCGCAGCGGATCCGTGATCGCGACGTCGGAGACGAACGCGGCCGTCGACGCGGTCCGCAACCGCGCGGTCGCCCTGATCCTCGACGCGCTCGGCGTCACGACCCCGTCGCCCCTGGTGCTGCTGACCCTGCGCTGCTGGACGGCGGTCGTCGAAGGCGCCCTGCTGAGCTGGCTCCAGGAACGCACCGTGCCCCGGGAATCCCTGGACGCCTGGCTCGTCGACCAGCTCACCGCGATGCTCGCCGCCACCGCCGCCCACGAGGTCACCGCAAAGCCGTGA
- a CDS encoding SDR family oxidoreductase: protein MTASDGVRLSVDIDGRDDGPTVVLVHGYPDNSSMWDPVKAELRGKHRVVTYDVRGAGRSDKPSGRSSYRLDQLADDLKVVVDAVQPGGKVHLLAHDWGSIQTWHAVTGDGLRGRVASFTSVSGPSLDHAGAWFRAQLTRPSPKRIKNALAQFLHSWYILAFQLPFLPPLLWRTGIMPAQIARMDPGAAKPSTKDGVNGLELYRANMFTRLSRPTPREADVPVQVLAPTGDAFVTTPLQTEIAEWVPDLRVRRIVGTHWVTRAKPKVIADAAAELIEYTENGAESRALRKAKVGPKHGRFAHQLVVVTGAGSGIGRATALAFADEGADVVITDIDPNAAAETVKLLQDKGVDAAEYTVDSSDGPAVHRFAAQVKAEHGVPDIVVNNAGIGMSGPFLDTSVEDWERVIDVNLWGVIHGCRAFAPMLAERAEGGQIVNLASAAAYLPSKILSAYATTKSAVLTLSVCLRAELAEHHIGVTAVCPGIVKTNITSTTRFVGVSDEEQQRRQKESSKLYARRGFGPEGVAKDILRAVEKDTAIAPSTPESKVALVLSRLTPGLLRAAAKLDVTP from the coding sequence GTGACCGCCAGCGACGGTGTCCGCCTCTCGGTCGACATCGACGGCCGTGATGACGGGCCGACGGTCGTGCTCGTGCACGGCTATCCCGACAACAGCTCGATGTGGGACCCCGTCAAGGCCGAGTTGCGCGGCAAGCACCGCGTCGTCACCTACGACGTGCGTGGTGCCGGGCGGTCGGACAAGCCGTCGGGACGCTCGTCCTATCGGCTGGACCAGCTGGCCGATGACCTCAAGGTCGTCGTCGACGCCGTCCAGCCGGGCGGCAAGGTGCACCTGCTCGCCCACGACTGGGGCTCCATCCAGACCTGGCACGCCGTCACCGGCGACGGACTGCGCGGGCGCGTCGCGTCCTTCACCTCGGTCTCCGGGCCGAGCCTCGACCACGCCGGCGCGTGGTTTCGCGCGCAGCTGACCCGCCCGTCGCCGAAAAGGATCAAGAACGCGCTCGCCCAGTTCCTGCACTCCTGGTACATCCTCGCGTTCCAGCTCCCGTTCCTCCCGCCGCTGCTCTGGCGCACCGGCATCATGCCCGCGCAGATCGCCCGGATGGACCCCGGCGCCGCGAAGCCGAGCACGAAAGACGGCGTCAACGGCCTCGAGCTGTACCGCGCGAACATGTTCACCCGGTTGAGCCGTCCAACCCCCCGCGAGGCCGACGTTCCGGTTCAGGTGCTGGCCCCGACCGGCGACGCCTTCGTCACGACGCCGTTGCAGACCGAGATCGCCGAGTGGGTGCCTGACCTGCGGGTTCGCCGGATCGTCGGGACGCACTGGGTGACCCGCGCCAAGCCGAAGGTCATCGCCGACGCGGCTGCCGAACTGATCGAGTACACCGAAAACGGCGCCGAGAGCCGCGCGCTCCGCAAGGCGAAAGTCGGACCGAAGCATGGCAGGTTCGCCCACCAGCTGGTCGTCGTCACCGGCGCGGGCAGTGGCATCGGCCGCGCCACCGCGCTCGCGTTCGCCGACGAAGGTGCCGACGTCGTCATCACCGACATCGATCCGAACGCCGCCGCGGAGACCGTGAAACTCCTGCAGGACAAGGGGGTCGACGCGGCCGAGTACACAGTGGACTCCAGTGACGGCCCCGCTGTGCACCGGTTCGCCGCGCAGGTCAAGGCCGAGCACGGGGTGCCGGACATCGTGGTCAACAACGCCGGAATCGGCATGTCCGGGCCGTTCCTCGACACGTCCGTCGAGGACTGGGAACGCGTCATCGACGTCAACCTCTGGGGTGTCATCCACGGCTGCCGCGCGTTCGCGCCGATGCTCGCCGAGCGCGCCGAGGGCGGGCAGATCGTCAACCTGGCGTCGGCCGCGGCTTACCTGCCGTCGAAGATCCTTTCCGCTTACGCCACCACGAAATCCGCCGTGCTGACGCTCAGCGTCTGCCTGCGCGCCGAGCTGGCCGAGCACCACATCGGCGTCACGGCCGTCTGCCCGGGCATCGTCAAGACGAACATCACCAGCACCACGCGGTTCGTCGGAGTGTCCGACGAGGAGCAGCAGCGGCGGCAGAAGGAAAGCTCAAAACTGTACGCGCGGCGCGGGTTCGGCCCGGAAGGCGTGGCGAAGGACATCCTGCGGGCGGTGGAAAAGGACACCGCCATCGCACCGTCCACTCCGGAGTCGAAGGTCGCGCTGGTCCTTTCGCGACTGACGCCGGGGCTGCTGCGAGCGGCGGCGAAACTGGACGTCACCCCTTGA
- a CDS encoding ABC transporter ATP-binding protein has protein sequence MTTAVSVRGLRKQYPGHLAVAGLDLDIAQGEVFSLLGPNGAGKTTTVEILEGHRQRTGGEVTVLGEDPGKAGREWRSKIGIVLQTANDAAELSVAETVRHFAKYYPNPRDPDEVIEKVGLTEKAKSRVKALSGGQRRRVDVALGIVGRPELLFLDEPTTGFDPEARRQFWALISDLAGEGTTILLTTHYLDEAEALADRVAVIARGEIVAQDTPQNLGGRASAEATVRWTDERGEHTERTAYPTKLVNQLSAGGRELGNLTVTRPSLEDIYLDLIGDKA, from the coding sequence ATGACCACAGCAGTGAGCGTGCGCGGCCTGCGCAAGCAGTACCCCGGCCACCTCGCGGTGGCCGGGCTGGATCTGGACATCGCCCAAGGTGAGGTTTTCTCCCTGCTCGGGCCCAACGGTGCCGGGAAGACCACCACCGTCGAGATTCTCGAAGGTCACCGGCAGCGGACCGGTGGCGAGGTGACCGTGCTCGGTGAGGATCCCGGCAAAGCCGGCCGGGAATGGCGCTCCAAGATCGGCATCGTGCTGCAGACCGCGAACGATGCCGCCGAGCTGAGTGTTGCCGAGACCGTCCGCCACTTCGCGAAGTACTACCCGAACCCGCGCGATCCCGACGAGGTGATCGAGAAGGTCGGGCTCACCGAGAAGGCCAAGTCGCGGGTCAAGGCGCTCTCCGGCGGGCAACGGCGGCGCGTCGACGTCGCGCTCGGGATCGTCGGGCGGCCTGAGCTGCTCTTCCTCGACGAGCCCACCACCGGGTTCGACCCCGAAGCTCGGCGGCAGTTCTGGGCGCTGATCAGCGATCTCGCCGGCGAGGGTACGACGATCCTGCTCACCACCCACTACCTCGACGAGGCCGAGGCGCTCGCCGATCGTGTCGCGGTGATCGCGCGTGGGGAGATCGTCGCCCAGGACACGCCGCAGAACCTCGGCGGCCGGGCCAGCGCCGAGGCCACCGTGCGGTGGACCGACGAACGCGGTGAGCACACCGAACGCACGGCGTACCCGACCAAGCTCGTCAACCAGCTCTCCGCGGGCGGGCGCGAGCTGGGGAACCTCACCGTGACCAGGCCCAGCCTGGAGGACATCTACCTGGACCTGATCGGAGACAAAGCATGA
- a CDS encoding ABC transporter permease: protein MTTASPRTLPGPLALGLARGGTELRQFFRHKEQVVFTFSLPAVLMILLGSILDGPTALAGVTSGQLLAAGMIGSGIVSTSFNSIATGVSADRETGALKRLRGTPMPSASYFIGKMVLVAVSSLAQTVLMVAVSTLLFGLKLPTDPAKWLTLLWVFVLGIVSCTLLGIALSSLAKSTTGAVAVVQMLYLVLQFISGVFVTPITNLPKIMVDIASFFPLKWICQGFRSVFLPDGAVGMEMAGSWELPRVALVLGIWCVAGLVLARLSFRWTDGK, encoded by the coding sequence ATGACCACCGCGAGCCCCCGAACCCTCCCCGGCCCGCTCGCGCTGGGCCTGGCCCGCGGCGGCACCGAGCTGCGGCAGTTCTTCCGGCACAAGGAACAGGTGGTCTTCACCTTTTCCCTGCCCGCGGTGCTGATGATCCTGCTCGGCTCCATCCTGGACGGCCCGACCGCGCTGGCCGGCGTCACGTCGGGGCAGCTGCTCGCCGCCGGGATGATCGGGTCCGGCATCGTCTCGACGTCGTTCAACAGCATCGCCACCGGCGTCTCCGCCGACCGCGAGACCGGGGCGCTCAAGCGGCTGCGCGGCACGCCGATGCCCTCGGCGTCCTACTTCATCGGCAAGATGGTGCTGGTCGCGGTGTCCAGCCTGGCCCAGACCGTGCTGATGGTCGCCGTCAGCACGCTGCTGTTCGGGCTGAAGCTGCCGACCGATCCGGCGAAGTGGCTGACGCTGCTGTGGGTGTTCGTGCTCGGCATCGTGTCCTGCACGCTGCTCGGGATCGCGCTCAGCTCGCTCGCGAAGTCGACCACCGGCGCGGTGGCCGTGGTGCAGATGCTGTACCTGGTGCTGCAGTTCATCTCCGGCGTGTTCGTCACGCCGATCACGAACCTGCCGAAGATCATGGTGGACATCGCGTCGTTCTTCCCGCTCAAATGGATCTGCCAGGGCTTCCGGTCGGTGTTCCTGCCGGACGGCGCGGTGGGAATGGAGATGGCCGGCTCATGGGAACTGCCTCGGGTGGCGCTGGTGCTGGGGATCTGGTGCGTGGCGGGCCTGGTGCTGGCGCGGCTGAGCTTCCGGTGGACCGACGGGAAGTGA
- a CDS encoding sensor histidine kinase, giving the protein MNDAWDRFNWLWEILFAVTYVATTVLVLLDETDPVRGTVAVGALTALALTYLLWGRGIVRNDEHARQRWAFAVVVLALVATAVLANTTASFVLFMACPLLFMTLEFRPAAVLTTAAILLSPASAIADNGLQGPELHILLPMTAILIVFGVLAGKFILHVIEESRARADLIAKLEESQAEVVRLSRAAATAAERERLAREIHDTLAQGFTSIVTLAQAIESEVDADPAAARRHAELAARTARENLAEARTMVAALAPDDLTSGSLVDAVRRLTDRLGDETGLAVQYEVDSDLPALAMAAEVVLLRGAQEALNNVRRHATAAAVLVRLSLVDDAVRLDVRDDGAGFDPDRAAGFGLRGMRSRAEQVGGTLSVRSGADGTELTLEVPA; this is encoded by the coding sequence GTGAACGACGCCTGGGACCGGTTCAACTGGCTCTGGGAGATCCTCTTCGCGGTCACCTACGTCGCCACGACGGTCCTGGTGCTGCTGGACGAGACCGACCCGGTCCGCGGCACCGTCGCCGTCGGGGCGCTCACCGCGCTCGCGCTGACGTACCTGCTCTGGGGCCGCGGGATCGTCCGGAACGACGAGCACGCGCGGCAGCGGTGGGCGTTCGCGGTCGTGGTCCTGGCCCTGGTCGCGACCGCGGTGCTCGCCAACACGACCGCCAGCTTCGTCCTGTTCATGGCGTGCCCGTTGCTGTTCATGACGCTCGAGTTCCGGCCGGCCGCGGTGCTCACCACGGCGGCGATCCTGCTGAGCCCCGCGTCGGCGATCGCCGACAACGGGCTGCAGGGCCCGGAGCTGCACATCCTGCTGCCGATGACCGCGATCCTCATCGTGTTCGGCGTGCTGGCCGGCAAGTTCATCCTGCACGTCATCGAGGAGAGCCGGGCGCGGGCCGACCTGATCGCCAAGCTCGAGGAGAGCCAGGCGGAAGTCGTGCGGCTGTCCCGGGCAGCGGCGACGGCGGCCGAGCGCGAGCGGCTGGCCCGGGAGATCCACGACACCCTCGCGCAGGGCTTCACCAGCATCGTCACCCTCGCCCAGGCCATCGAGTCCGAAGTGGACGCCGACCCGGCGGCGGCGCGGCGGCACGCCGAGCTGGCCGCCCGCACGGCGCGGGAGAACCTCGCCGAAGCTCGCACGATGGTCGCCGCGCTCGCGCCGGACGACCTGACGTCGGGCTCCCTCGTCGACGCCGTTCGCCGGCTGACCGACCGGCTCGGCGACGAGACCGGGCTGGCCGTCCAGTACGAAGTGGACAGTGACCTGCCCGCGCTGGCCATGGCCGCGGAGGTGGTCCTGCTGCGCGGGGCGCAGGAGGCGCTGAACAACGTCCGGCGGCACGCGACGGCGGCCGCGGTGCTCGTCCGACTGTCCCTTGTGGACGACGCCGTCCGGCTGGACGTCCGGGACGACGGCGCCGGCTTCGACCCGGACCGCGCCGCCGGGTTCGGGTTGCGGGGCATGCGGTCCCGCGCGGAACAGGTGGGTGGCACGCTGAGCGTCCGCAGTGGCGCCGACGGCACCGAACTGACCCTGGAGGTCCCCGCGTGA
- a CDS encoding response regulator transcription factor: protein MIRIMLVDDHPVVREGLRGMLEAEPDLTVVGEAGSGDEAVALDRVARPDVVLMDLRMPGLDGVGATKRILREQPGRRIVVLTTYETDADILRAVEAGASGYLLKDASRTELANAIRAASRGETVLAPSVAGKLVNRVRNPGPQSLSAREVEVLRLVAKGGTNADIGRALHISEATVKTHLLRTFGKLGVSDRTAAVTTAMARNLLT from the coding sequence GTGATCCGCATCATGCTTGTCGACGACCACCCCGTCGTCCGGGAAGGGCTGCGCGGCATGCTCGAAGCCGAGCCGGACCTGACGGTCGTCGGCGAGGCCGGCTCCGGTGACGAGGCGGTCGCGCTCGACCGCGTCGCGCGGCCGGACGTCGTGCTGATGGACCTGCGGATGCCCGGGCTGGACGGCGTCGGCGCGACCAAACGGATCCTGCGCGAGCAGCCCGGCCGCCGGATCGTCGTGCTGACGACGTACGAGACGGACGCGGACATCCTGCGCGCGGTCGAGGCCGGCGCGTCCGGTTACCTGCTGAAGGACGCGTCCCGCACGGAGCTGGCGAACGCCATCCGCGCGGCGTCGCGCGGCGAGACGGTGCTGGCGCCGTCGGTGGCGGGCAAGCTGGTCAACCGGGTCCGCAACCCGGGGCCCCAGTCGCTGTCGGCGCGCGAGGTGGAGGTGCTGCGCCTGGTCGCGAAGGGCGGCACGAACGCCGACATCGGCCGCGCGCTCCACATCAGCGAGGCGACGGTGAAGACGCACCTGCTGCGGACGTTCGGCAAGCTCGGCGTCTCGGACCGCACGGCCGCGGTGACCACGGCGATGGCCCGGAACCTGCTCACCTGA
- a CDS encoding serine hydrolase: MLESTEHALLRRIAHEQAACRAPSLVAAVVRDGEIVWSGGRGRVGDAVPGTDTQYRLGSITKTLVATAVMRLRDEGLLDLNDPLEKHVPGTPFGAATVAQLLSHTSGLTSESPGQWWERTPGADWDALVGSLAEGATKHRPGAKFHYSNVGYGVLGELISRLRGKDWLSVLDEEILGPLGMTRTTPHPVGAHADGFAVHPFADVLLPEPHPDAGAMAPAGQLWSTVTDLGRWTAFLGGDDGGVLSPDTLEQMRTMVTVDDSDVWTTGFGLGLMLVRHRGRRLAGHTGSMPGFLAVTLVDPATRTGALALTNSTSGVGITQLALDLITTTEELEPHLPAEWQPSTVDPALLALTGLWHWGPTPYHLRIQGELLLLAPVEGAGRGSRFRPTGDDTYVGLDGYYSGETLKVDRDGEGVATHLDLATFVFTRTPYDPAAPVPGGVDGWR, translated from the coding sequence ATGCTTGAGTCGACCGAACACGCACTGCTCCGCCGGATCGCCCACGAGCAGGCGGCCTGCCGGGCTCCGTCGCTGGTCGCCGCCGTGGTGCGCGACGGGGAGATCGTCTGGTCCGGCGGGCGGGGGCGCGTCGGGGACGCGGTCCCCGGCACCGATACCCAGTACCGGCTGGGCTCGATCACCAAGACCCTCGTCGCCACCGCCGTCATGCGGCTGCGCGACGAAGGCTTGCTGGACCTCAACGACCCCCTCGAGAAACACGTCCCGGGCACGCCGTTCGGCGCCGCGACCGTGGCCCAGCTGCTCTCCCACACCTCCGGCCTGACGTCCGAGTCGCCCGGCCAGTGGTGGGAACGCACGCCCGGCGCCGACTGGGACGCGCTCGTCGGCAGCCTCGCCGAGGGCGCCACCAAACACCGGCCCGGCGCGAAGTTCCACTACTCGAACGTCGGGTACGGCGTGCTCGGCGAGCTCATCTCCCGCCTCCGCGGCAAGGACTGGCTGTCCGTGCTCGACGAGGAGATCCTCGGCCCGCTCGGGATGACCCGCACCACCCCGCACCCGGTCGGCGCGCACGCCGACGGCTTCGCCGTGCACCCCTTCGCCGACGTCCTGCTGCCCGAGCCGCACCCGGACGCCGGCGCGATGGCCCCGGCCGGGCAGCTGTGGTCGACGGTCACCGACCTCGGCCGCTGGACGGCGTTCCTCGGCGGTGACGACGGCGGTGTGCTCAGCCCGGACACCCTCGAGCAGATGCGCACGATGGTCACCGTCGACGACTCCGACGTCTGGACGACCGGCTTCGGGCTCGGCCTGATGCTCGTGCGCCACCGCGGCCGCCGGCTGGCCGGGCACACCGGCTCGATGCCCGGCTTCCTCGCCGTCACGCTGGTCGACCCGGCCACCCGGACCGGCGCGCTGGCGCTCACGAATTCGACGTCCGGCGTCGGCATCACCCAGCTCGCGCTGGACCTGATCACCACGACCGAAGAGCTGGAACCGCACCTGCCCGCGGAGTGGCAGCCGTCCACTGTGGACCCGGCGCTGCTGGCGCTGACCGGGCTCTGGCACTGGGGCCCGACGCCGTACCACCTGCGGATCCAGGGTGAGCTGCTCCTGCTGGCCCCGGTCGAGGGAGCCGGGCGCGGCTCGCGCTTCCGGCCGACCGGCGACGACACGTACGTCGGCCTCGACGGCTACTACTCCGGCGAGACGCTGAAGGTGGACCGGGACGGCGAAGGCGTCGCGACCCACCTCGACCTCGCGACGTTCGTCTTCACGCGCACGCCGTACGACCCGGCCGCGCCGGTGCCGGGCGGCGTCGACGGCTGGCGCTGA
- the serC gene encoding phosphoserine transaminase — MTDAELTIPADLKPADGRFGCGPSKVRAEQLSALAESGSTYLGTSHRQKPVKSLVGRVRAGLSELFSLPEGYEVILGNGGTTAFWDAAAFGLVRERSQHFTYGEFSSKFASVTKGAPFLADPIVVKAEAGSAPEIAYEAGADLVGWAHNETSTGVAVPVRRPEGSDGALVAIDATSGAGGLPVKAEDFDVYYFAPQKSFAADGGLWIALASPAAVERIGEIGGGDRWIPEFLSLTTALDNSRKDQTYNTPAVATLFLLAEQIEWMNGQGGLEWTTARTKDSSSRLYEWAEKTSYTTPFVKDPDLRSQVVGTVDFADEVDAAAVAKVLRANGIVDTEPYRKLGRNQLRVGLFPAIDPDDITKLTQSIEYVVERLGS, encoded by the coding sequence ATGACCGACGCTGAGTTGACCATCCCCGCAGATCTCAAGCCGGCCGACGGCCGCTTCGGCTGCGGACCGTCGAAGGTCCGCGCCGAGCAGCTGAGCGCCCTGGCGGAGTCCGGCTCCACCTACCTCGGTACGTCACACCGGCAGAAGCCGGTCAAGTCGCTCGTCGGGCGCGTCCGGGCCGGGCTGTCCGAGCTGTTCTCGCTCCCCGAGGGCTACGAGGTGATCCTCGGCAACGGCGGCACCACGGCGTTCTGGGACGCGGCCGCGTTCGGCCTGGTGCGCGAGCGCTCGCAGCACTTCACCTACGGCGAGTTCTCCTCGAAGTTCGCCTCCGTCACCAAGGGCGCGCCGTTCCTGGCCGACCCGATCGTCGTCAAGGCCGAAGCGGGCAGCGCGCCCGAGATCGCCTACGAGGCCGGGGCCGACCTGGTCGGCTGGGCGCACAACGAGACGTCGACCGGTGTCGCCGTGCCGGTTCGCCGTCCCGAGGGCAGCGACGGCGCGCTCGTCGCGATCGACGCGACCTCCGGCGCCGGCGGCCTGCCCGTCAAGGCCGAGGACTTCGACGTCTACTACTTCGCGCCGCAGAAGTCGTTCGCCGCGGACGGCGGCCTGTGGATCGCGCTGGCCTCGCCCGCCGCGGTCGAGCGGATCGGCGAGATCGGCGGCGGCGACCGCTGGATCCCGGAGTTCCTGTCGCTGACCACCGCGCTGGACAACTCCCGCAAGGACCAGACGTACAACACCCCGGCCGTGGCCACGCTCTTCCTGCTCGCCGAGCAGATCGAGTGGATGAACGGCCAGGGCGGCCTCGAGTGGACGACCGCGCGCACGAAGGACTCGTCGTCGCGGCTCTACGAGTGGGCCGAGAAGACCAGCTACACGACGCCGTTCGTGAAGGACCCGGACCTGCGCTCGCAGGTCGTCGGCACGGTGGACTTCGCCGACGAGGTCGACGCCGCCGCGGTGGCGAAGGTGCTGCGCGCCAACGGGATCGTCGACACCGAGCCGTACCGCAAGCTGGGCCGCAACCAGCTGCGCGTCGGCCTGTTCCCGGCCATCGACCCGGACGACATCACGAAGCTCACCCAAAGCATCGAATACGTCGTCGAACGCCTGGGCAGCTGA
- a CDS encoding glycosyltransferase 87 family protein codes for MSQWSGRKLAGALAVLEIAAVVLVLVLKRFDGLDLEVYLGGAKALAQQGSPYDAWVPTTHQILLPFTYTPFAAAVFLPGTLLPFAATMKLVSIASILATGVVAYLYVATLNGSLTDASKVHGRAVAALVAIVAQLAGALLEPVRSTLGFGQINALLMVLVVLDVLLPGKRGRTKGLLIGVAAAIKLTPAVFVVYFLFRRDFKSAARVVAGFVAAGALLWLVRPSASFTYWTKLVFDAGRIGGVDYVGNQSLKGLVTRLGLPETAGNVVWLLAALAVMAVVAVVIVRAAEPVLGLTACALGGLLVSPISWTHHWTWCVPILVLAGYYGVRSWRTDRVVTWWAGAVVVAGLTLFIWGPMWFAPRPAPSVGWWLATESYELFGLALLVLAAFAAPRLKAVKASLPAVRAGKEAFTDV; via the coding sequence GTGTCACAGTGGTCCGGGCGGAAGCTGGCGGGGGCGCTCGCCGTGCTCGAGATCGCCGCCGTGGTGCTGGTCCTCGTGCTGAAGCGGTTCGACGGCCTCGACCTGGAGGTCTACCTGGGCGGCGCGAAGGCGCTGGCCCAGCAGGGCTCGCCCTACGACGCCTGGGTGCCGACGACGCACCAGATCCTGCTGCCGTTCACCTACACGCCGTTCGCGGCGGCGGTGTTCCTGCCGGGCACGCTGCTGCCGTTCGCGGCGACGATGAAGCTCGTCAGCATCGCCTCGATCCTCGCGACCGGCGTCGTCGCCTACCTCTACGTCGCGACGCTCAACGGCTCGCTGACCGACGCCTCGAAGGTCCACGGCCGCGCGGTGGCGGCGCTCGTCGCGATCGTCGCGCAGCTGGCCGGCGCGCTGCTCGAGCCGGTGCGCTCGACGCTGGGCTTCGGGCAGATCAACGCGCTGCTCATGGTCCTGGTGGTGCTCGACGTCCTGCTGCCCGGCAAGCGCGGGCGGACGAAGGGCCTGCTGATCGGCGTGGCCGCGGCGATCAAGCTGACGCCGGCGGTGTTCGTCGTCTACTTCCTGTTCCGCCGCGACTTCAAGTCGGCCGCGCGGGTGGTCGCCGGGTTCGTGGCGGCGGGCGCGCTGCTGTGGCTGGTCCGGCCGTCGGCGTCCTTCACGTACTGGACGAAGCTCGTCTTCGACGCGGGCCGCATCGGCGGTGTCGACTACGTCGGCAACCAGTCGTTGAAGGGCCTGGTGACACGGCTGGGCCTGCCGGAAACCGCCGGGAACGTCGTGTGGCTGCTGGCCGCGCTCGCCGTGATGGCGGTGGTCGCGGTGGTGATCGTCCGGGCGGCCGAGCCGGTGCTCGGGCTGACCGCGTGCGCGCTCGGCGGGCTGCTGGTGTCGCCGATCTCGTGGACCCACCACTGGACGTGGTGCGTGCCGATCCTGGTGCTGGCCGGGTACTACGGCGTCCGGTCCTGGCGCACCGACCGCGTGGTGACGTGGTGGGCCGGCGCGGTCGTCGTGGCCGGCCTGACGCTGTTCATCTGGGGGCCGATGTGGTTCGCCCCGCGCCCGGCCCCCTCGGTGGGCTGGTGGCTGGCGACGGAGTCCTACGAACTCTTCGGCCTCGCCCTGCTGGTCCTCGCGGCTTTCGCCGCCCCTCGCCTGAAAGCCGTGAAGGCCTCCTTACCGGCCGTAAGAGCCGGTAAGGAGGCCTTCACGGACGTCTAG